A part of Citrifermentans bremense genomic DNA contains:
- a CDS encoding MarR family winged helix-turn-helix transcriptional regulator, whose protein sequence is MLSQRDLPITAEQYTFLIQLWVRDGLSQGVLAVNTARDKTTMARLASGLESRELIVRLPSPDDARERLVFLTDKGKELMVEATALVKDILAEAQNGIDEAHLEVCRDVLRRACDNLQK, encoded by the coding sequence GTGCTTTCTCAGCGCGACCTGCCCATAACTGCCGAACAGTACACCTTTCTTATCCAGTTATGGGTTCGCGATGGCCTTTCGCAGGGTGTCCTCGCAGTCAATACCGCAAGGGATAAAACAACTATGGCTCGCCTCGCCTCAGGACTGGAATCTCGCGAGTTGATCGTTCGTCTGCCCAGTCCTGACGATGCTCGAGAACGGCTCGTGTTTCTCACGGATAAAGGTAAGGAACTCATGGTTGAGGCTACGGCATTGGTCAAGGATATTTTGGCTGAAGCTCAAAACGGCATAGATGAAGCACATTTAGAGGTGTGTCGGGATGTTCTCCGCCGCGCCTGCGATAACTTGCAGAAATAA
- a CDS encoding uroporphyrinogen decarboxylase family protein → MTTGMDRFAALLTGKTPDRVPIVCNLLDQGAKEMGVSLKEYYSRGDLVAEGQLRMREKYGYDTLLGMFYSALEAEALGCRNIIYADDGPPNVGHLVIGSTGDIKKLCLPEDLGDNPRFREMTACIGLLKRESAGRWPVLGVVTASFSLPAMLMGIGPYMDLFLNGDTKLLDHLLTLCSQFCSRQIIALREAGADLIVYVNPVASATFITTSKFRELALPWVIRDLEHPGPAGVIFFNGGGKINPILADLKRHTGLGAFYLNPFDDIAEARSTLGPDALIAGAINDIRLIDWSPPEIDREVERLMQIGKQAGGFIFGTLLMPFSIPESNIRAMMSAAVRYGNYGSEGSCANQN, encoded by the coding sequence ATGACCACGGGGATGGATCGTTTTGCTGCTCTGCTGACCGGCAAAACACCTGACAGGGTCCCAATCGTCTGCAATCTCCTCGACCAGGGGGCAAAGGAGATGGGAGTCTCACTTAAGGAGTACTACTCCCGCGGTGATCTGGTGGCTGAAGGCCAACTTCGGATGCGCGAGAAATATGGTTACGATACCTTGCTCGGGATGTTTTACTCAGCGCTTGAAGCCGAGGCGCTTGGCTGCCGGAACATCATATACGCCGACGATGGCCCTCCCAATGTAGGTCATCTGGTCATAGGTTCGACTGGGGACATAAAAAAACTTTGTCTGCCCGAGGACCTCGGCGACAACCCGCGTTTCCGCGAGATGACCGCGTGCATCGGCCTACTGAAAAGGGAGTCTGCCGGCCGCTGGCCCGTTCTCGGTGTGGTGACCGCATCCTTTTCACTTCCTGCCATGCTGATGGGCATAGGCCCCTATATGGATCTCTTCCTCAACGGCGACACCAAGCTTCTCGATCATCTGCTTACATTGTGCTCGCAGTTTTGTTCTCGACAGATCATTGCACTTCGCGAGGCCGGAGCCGATCTGATCGTCTACGTCAACCCGGTAGCTTCGGCGACGTTCATCACGACGTCCAAATTCCGGGAACTTGCCCTTCCCTGGGTCATCAGGGATTTGGAGCACCCCGGCCCGGCCGGTGTCATCTTCTTCAACGGCGGGGGGAAGATAAACCCTATCCTCGCCGACCTTAAACGGCACACGGGCTTAGGCGCCTTCTACCTGAATCCTTTCGACGACATTGCGGAAGCCAGGAGTACGTTGGGACCCGATGCCTTGATAGCGGGTGCGATCAATGACATCAGGCTGATCGACTGGTCACCTCCGGAAATCGATCGAGAGGTAGAGAGGCTTATGCAGATCGGCAAGCAAGCCGGCGGGTTTATTTTCGGCACCCTGTTGATGCCGTTCAGCATTCCGGAGTCAAACATCCGGGCCATGATGTCCGCCGCTGTCAGGTACGGCAATTACGGTTCGGAGGGTTCATGTGCGAACCAAAACTAA
- a CDS encoding cobalamin B12-binding domain-containing protein, whose translation MEAYLKSLFDTDKATALRIVQEALDNGLTPESVIFDVVVPGMEQMIGGMISDNLVTLSQHFLASQIAEEVTDRLIPLFASAPAIQGTVVIGTSFGDFHGLGKKIVTGCLRARMFKITDLGINVAPERFVEAALETGAEVIGVSSMMVHTATSDRGPKKVRQLLRDQGLEQKIRLIVGGAPYRFHENLYREVGADAWADTAANAPAAIAALVKEVRQ comes from the coding sequence TTGGAAGCCTACCTGAAATCCCTTTTCGATACGGACAAGGCCACAGCCTTGCGGATCGTCCAAGAGGCTTTGGATAATGGCCTGACCCCGGAGAGTGTCATCTTCGACGTGGTGGTCCCGGGCATGGAACAGATGATCGGAGGGATGATTTCCGATAACCTGGTCACGCTCTCGCAGCATTTTCTAGCTTCCCAGATTGCCGAGGAAGTGACCGACCGCCTTATCCCTCTTTTTGCCTCGGCCCCCGCAATTCAAGGTACCGTCGTCATCGGGACCAGTTTTGGTGATTTTCACGGCTTGGGCAAGAAAATCGTGACCGGTTGCCTGCGCGCCAGGATGTTTAAGATCACCGACCTGGGGATCAACGTTGCACCCGAACGCTTCGTTGAGGCAGCTCTTGAAACAGGGGCGGAGGTCATCGGCGTTTCCTCGATGATGGTTCATACAGCCACCAGCGACAGGGGCCCTAAAAAGGTCCGGCAACTGTTGAGGGATCAGGGGCTGGAGCAAAAGATTCGGCTTATCGTGGGAGGCGCTCCCTACCGGTTCCACGAAAACCTTTACCGGGAGGTGGGGGCGGACGCTTGGGCCGACACAGCGGCCAACGCGCCTGCAGCAATTGCCGCTCTGGTCAAGGAGGTGCGGCAATGA
- a CDS encoding multidrug effflux MFS transporter, with product MEMTTTVPETRPEDLSGRQLALMVMILGALTAFSAMSIDMYLPAFPQIARDLGIPLSTVQLSISAFLFGSAGGQLFYGPMSDRWGRRPPLLIGLTLYVASAIGCACVRTGEGLLFWRVVMAVGGGAGMVISRAVVRDLYDTAEAAKMFSLLMLLMGVAPILAPIAGGQLLLVTGWRGIFGFLGAFGVATLVAAALYLPESLPSERRIRRNITKMAAIYGHLLLNRHYLRYSIALGCVAGVNFSYIAGVPFFLIELHGISPQHFGLFFGANACGLIGGSQLNRRLLRRYSPQQILNVAFATSATAGLLFAAALITGVGGFYLQVALLFVGLCMTGLLYPNVTALALAPFDKSAGSASALLGTIQYTLGATAGALVGVLHNGTAVPMAATMAGCGVLGWCAAVVMNRIRRVDIGLV from the coding sequence ATGGAGATGACTACTACCGTCCCGGAGACCAGGCCCGAGGACTTGTCCGGCCGCCAACTGGCACTCATGGTGATGATCTTGGGAGCGTTGACAGCCTTCAGTGCCATGTCTATCGACATGTACTTGCCGGCTTTCCCGCAAATCGCTAGAGATTTGGGCATACCACTTTCTACTGTGCAACTCTCAATCTCGGCTTTCCTATTTGGATCGGCCGGAGGGCAGCTCTTTTATGGCCCTATGTCCGACCGGTGGGGGAGGCGTCCACCTCTCCTCATTGGCCTGACGCTGTATGTCGCCTCGGCAATCGGGTGTGCTTGCGTCCGTACGGGCGAGGGGTTGTTGTTCTGGCGTGTGGTTATGGCGGTCGGGGGCGGAGCCGGCATGGTGATCTCTCGTGCCGTGGTCCGCGATCTGTACGACACCGCTGAGGCTGCAAAGATGTTTTCGCTACTCATGCTGTTGATGGGGGTGGCACCTATTCTGGCACCGATAGCGGGGGGACAACTCCTGCTGGTGACGGGCTGGCGTGGTATCTTTGGCTTTCTGGGGGCCTTCGGGGTAGCAACACTCGTTGCTGCCGCGCTCTATCTTCCCGAGTCGCTGCCGTCGGAGCGGCGTATCCGACGTAACATCACCAAAATGGCAGCTATCTATGGTCACCTTCTTCTCAATCGCCATTATCTGCGTTATTCCATCGCATTGGGGTGTGTTGCTGGGGTCAATTTCTCTTATATTGCTGGGGTGCCTTTTTTCCTGATTGAACTGCACGGCATTTCACCCCAGCACTTCGGGCTGTTTTTCGGCGCCAATGCATGTGGCCTTATCGGCGGATCTCAACTTAACCGCAGGCTTCTACGCCGCTACAGTCCCCAGCAGATACTGAATGTGGCATTCGCCACGAGTGCAACAGCCGGCTTGCTCTTCGCAGCAGCCTTGATAACCGGTGTCGGCGGCTTTTACCTTCAGGTTGCGCTCTTGTTCGTCGGTTTGTGCATGACGGGGTTACTCTATCCCAATGTAACCGCCCTCGCCCTGGCTCCATTTGACAAGTCTGCTGGCAGCGCTTCGGCGCTTCTAGGCACGATCCAGTACACGCTGGGTGCAACAGCAGGGGCGCTAGTGGGAGTGCTTCATAATGGCACGGCGGTGCCAATGGCCGCTACCATGGCAGGCTGCGGTGTTTTGGGCTGGTGTGCAGCAGTTGTTATGAACCGAATACGCCGAGTGGATATCGGTTTAGTGTAA
- a CDS encoding efflux RND transporter permease subunit: protein MNIAEIFIRRPIMTSLVMIAILVFGIAAYRLLPVNDLPNVDFPTIQVSASLPGANPDTMASAVATPLENQLSTIAGVDSMTSTNGIGSTRITIQFTLDRDIDAAAQDVQAALSLAIRDLPKNMPTPPSFRKVNPADQPVLYLALSSPTLPLSAVDEYAQTIIARRLSTISGVAQVNVWGAQKYAVRAQLDPRIMASRGIGIDEVAAAIGAANVNMPTGVLDGAKQAHTIDTNGQLYKAEAYRPIAVAYRDGSPIRLEEIGKVIDSVENTRTASWYNNTRAIILSVQRQPGTNTIEVVDSVKKLLPAFRGQMPASVELNVLYDRSTMIRDSMTDVKYTLCLTICLVIMVVFLFLRNFSATVIPSLAVPMSIVGTFSAMYLCGFSVNNISMMAITLAVGFVVDDAIVMLENIVRHMEKGEGAMEAALKGSKEIGFTIVSMTISLVAVFIPVLFMRGILGRLLHEFAVTISAAILVSGFVSLTLTPMLCSRFLKPQASLHHGRFYMVMERFFDRVRDLYGRTLSQVLLHRRATMVVTLVITVLTVWLFVRIPTGFLPSEDTGRLNADTEAAQGTSFAEMKQLQESVAQIIAKDPNIEGFMSSIGSGGGASNTGRLFMRLKPRSERKLSADEIIQDLRPKLAKLRGIKVYLRNVPSIQIGGTASKSLYQFTLQGQDTDELYKAAADFETRLRSVPELLDVASDLQISNPQVRVEINRDKAAALGLSVLQVEDALSYAYSTRQVSSILAPSNQYQVILELDPIYQGDPAALGMLYIHSSSGGLVPLDTIATISKTIGPLTVNHLQQLPAVNISFNLRPDVSLGDAIAIVDQLAPSILPPGVTKQFQGTAQAFQSSFSGLLILLALAIFVIYLVLGILYESYIHPITILSGLPSAGFGALVTLMLFGSELNIYGFVGIIMLIGIVKKNAIMMIDFALEAERTEGKTPVDAIYEGALVRFRPIMMTTMAALMGTLPIALGLGAGGEARQPLGLAVVGGLLTSQLLTLYITPVVYYYMDRLLKTARSRKSVPVAAAADTAD from the coding sequence ATGAACATAGCGGAGATCTTCATCCGTCGACCGATCATGACGTCGCTGGTCATGATCGCCATCCTGGTCTTCGGGATCGCCGCTTACCGGCTTTTGCCGGTGAACGACCTGCCGAACGTGGACTTCCCCACCATCCAGGTGAGCGCCAGCCTGCCCGGCGCCAACCCGGACACCATGGCGTCGGCGGTGGCCACCCCGCTGGAGAACCAGCTCTCCACCATCGCAGGCGTGGACTCGATGACCTCCACCAACGGCATCGGCTCCACCAGGATCACCATCCAGTTCACCCTGGACCGCGACATCGACGCCGCAGCGCAGGACGTGCAGGCCGCACTCTCGCTCGCCATCCGCGACCTGCCGAAGAACATGCCGACCCCGCCATCGTTTCGCAAGGTGAACCCGGCCGACCAGCCGGTCCTCTACCTGGCGCTTTCCTCCCCCACCCTGCCGCTTTCCGCCGTCGACGAGTACGCCCAGACCATCATCGCGCGCAGGCTCTCCACCATCAGCGGCGTGGCCCAGGTGAACGTCTGGGGGGCTCAGAAATACGCGGTGCGCGCCCAGCTCGATCCGAGGATCATGGCGTCTCGGGGAATCGGCATCGACGAGGTCGCGGCCGCCATCGGTGCGGCAAACGTCAACATGCCTACGGGAGTACTGGACGGGGCGAAACAGGCGCACACCATCGACACCAACGGCCAGCTCTACAAGGCCGAGGCCTACCGCCCCATCGCGGTCGCCTACCGGGACGGCTCACCGATCAGGCTTGAGGAAATCGGCAAAGTCATAGACAGCGTCGAGAACACGAGGACGGCCAGCTGGTACAACAACACCCGGGCCATCATCCTCTCTGTCCAGCGCCAGCCCGGGACCAACACCATCGAAGTCGTCGACAGCGTCAAGAAGCTGCTGCCGGCCTTCCGCGGACAGATGCCCGCCTCGGTGGAGCTGAACGTCCTTTACGACCGCTCAACCATGATCCGCGACTCGATGACCGACGTGAAGTACACCCTCTGCCTCACCATCTGCCTGGTGATCATGGTGGTCTTCCTGTTCCTGCGCAACTTCTCCGCCACCGTCATCCCTTCCCTCGCCGTGCCGATGTCCATCGTCGGGACCTTCTCGGCGATGTACCTGTGCGGGTTCTCGGTCAACAACATCTCCATGATGGCGATTACCCTGGCCGTCGGCTTCGTGGTCGACGACGCCATCGTGATGCTGGAGAACATCGTCCGGCACATGGAAAAAGGAGAGGGCGCCATGGAGGCCGCCCTCAAGGGATCCAAGGAGATCGGTTTCACAATCGTTTCCATGACCATTTCGCTCGTCGCCGTCTTCATCCCCGTGCTCTTCATGAGGGGAATACTGGGACGGCTGCTGCACGAGTTCGCTGTCACCATCAGCGCGGCCATCCTCGTCTCCGGGTTCGTCTCACTGACCCTGACCCCCATGCTCTGCAGCCGGTTTCTCAAGCCGCAGGCCTCGTTGCACCACGGCCGCTTCTACATGGTCATGGAGCGCTTCTTCGACAGGGTGCGCGACCTGTACGGGCGCACCCTGAGCCAGGTCCTTTTGCATCGCCGGGCTACGATGGTGGTTACACTCGTCATCACCGTTTTGACCGTCTGGCTCTTCGTCAGGATCCCCACAGGTTTTCTCCCCAGCGAGGACACTGGGAGGCTGAACGCCGATACCGAGGCCGCCCAGGGAACCTCGTTCGCCGAGATGAAGCAGCTCCAGGAGTCGGTGGCGCAGATCATCGCCAAGGATCCCAACATCGAGGGGTTCATGTCCTCTATCGGCAGCGGCGGCGGGGCGAGCAACACCGGCCGCCTCTTCATGCGGCTGAAACCCAGAAGCGAGCGGAAGCTTTCCGCCGACGAGATCATCCAGGACCTGCGTCCCAAGCTCGCCAAGCTGCGGGGGATAAAGGTCTACCTGAGAAACGTCCCCTCCATCCAGATAGGGGGCACCGCGTCGAAGAGCCTGTACCAGTTCACCCTGCAGGGGCAGGACACGGACGAGCTCTACAAGGCCGCCGCCGACTTCGAGACCAGGCTGCGCTCGGTGCCCGAACTCTTGGATGTCGCGAGCGACCTGCAGATCAGCAACCCCCAGGTGCGCGTGGAGATAAACCGGGACAAGGCCGCCGCCCTGGGCTTATCTGTGCTGCAGGTGGAAGATGCCCTTTCCTACGCCTACAGCACCAGGCAGGTCTCTTCCATACTCGCCCCGAGCAACCAGTACCAGGTCATCCTCGAACTCGACCCGATTTACCAGGGGGACCCGGCGGCGCTCGGCATGCTCTACATCCACAGCAGCTCCGGCGGCCTGGTGCCGCTCGACACCATCGCCACCATCAGCAAGACCATAGGCCCCTTGACCGTCAACCATCTGCAGCAGCTCCCGGCGGTCAATATCAGCTTCAACCTCCGCCCGGATGTCTCCCTTGGGGACGCCATAGCCATAGTCGACCAACTGGCTCCGAGCATCCTCCCCCCCGGCGTGACCAAGCAGTTCCAGGGGACGGCCCAGGCTTTCCAATCCTCCTTCAGCGGGTTGCTGATCCTCTTGGCGCTCGCCATATTCGTCATCTACCTCGTGCTCGGCATCCTTTACGAGAGCTACATACACCCGATCACCATCCTGTCCGGGCTTCCCTCCGCCGGGTTCGGCGCGCTGGTCACGCTGATGCTCTTCGGCAGCGAGCTCAACATCTACGGATTCGTTGGGATCATCATGCTGATCGGCATCGTGAAGAAGAACGCCATAATGATGATCGACTTCGCGCTGGAAGCCGAAAGGACAGAGGGGAAAACGCCGGTCGACGCAATTTATGAAGGCGCGCTGGTGAGGTTCAGGCCGATCATGATGACCACCATGGCCGCCCTCATGGGGACCCTGCCGATAGCCTTGGGGTTAGGGGCGGGTGGAGAAGCGCGTCAACCGTTAGGTCTCGCCGTAGTCGGCGGCTTGCTCACCTCCCAGTTGTTGACCCTCTACATCACCCCCGTCGTCTATTACTACATGGACCGGCTGCTCAAGACGGCAAGGAGTAGAAAGAGCGTCCCGGTGGCAGCTGCCGCGGATACAGCAGATTAA
- a CDS encoding DUF6448 family protein — protein MKTKHMLRTTLAGIAAVMALTFGMAQNAAAHCDTLDGPVVQDAHKALEAKDITPVLKWVKAKDEKAVKAAFSKALAAKGANAETAHHQFFATLVKIHRAGEGAPFTGLKPAGAVEPAVAEADKALASGSADALVKLVTDDVTAGIKHRYERAAAAYKHKDESVAQGREFVEAYVEYTHYVEKLHMDATGKAAHGEHKEAGKQHGGHAGHGAEKH, from the coding sequence ATGAAAACGAAACATATGTTGAGAACCACATTGGCAGGGATCGCCGCAGTTATGGCGCTAACCTTCGGGATGGCTCAGAATGCTGCAGCCCATTGCGACACGCTCGATGGCCCCGTCGTCCAGGATGCACACAAAGCGCTGGAGGCGAAGGACATCACCCCCGTTCTCAAGTGGGTCAAAGCAAAAGATGAAAAAGCTGTCAAAGCGGCGTTCAGCAAGGCACTGGCAGCTAAGGGGGCAAATGCTGAAACTGCCCACCACCAATTTTTCGCTACCCTGGTGAAGATCCATCGTGCAGGCGAGGGTGCTCCTTTCACGGGGCTGAAACCCGCAGGAGCGGTGGAACCTGCAGTAGCCGAAGCAGACAAGGCCCTTGCCAGCGGTTCAGCTGATGCACTGGTGAAACTGGTTACCGATGACGTTACAGCAGGGATTAAGCACCGTTACGAGCGTGCCGCTGCCGCCTATAAACACAAGGACGAAAGTGTTGCCCAGGGGCGCGAGTTCGTTGAGGCATACGTTGAGTACACGCACTACGTCGAAAAGCTCCACATGGATGCTACAGGCAAAGCTGCTCACGGCGAACATAAGGAAGCGGGCAAGCAGCACGGCGGCCATGCCGGGCACGGCGCCGAAAAGCACTAA
- the aqpZ gene encoding aquaporin Z, whose translation MSKRLGAEFIGTFWLVLGGCGSAVLAAAFPNVGIGLHGVALAFGLTVLTMAYAIGHISGCHLNPAVSIGLVAGGRFPAKELAPYILVQVLGGLAGAAVLYMIASGKPGFDVAAGFASNGYGDHSPGGYSLAAALVTEIVMTMMFLFIIMGATDKRAPQGFAPIAIGLGLTLIHLISIPVTNTSVNPARSTGVAVFVGGWALSQLWLFWVAPIIGAVAGGSIYRLLGSKDD comes from the coding sequence ATGTCAAAGAGGCTTGGTGCAGAGTTCATCGGTACTTTCTGGTTGGTCCTCGGCGGTTGTGGGAGTGCGGTACTCGCGGCAGCATTTCCGAATGTCGGCATCGGGCTGCACGGAGTCGCTCTGGCTTTTGGCTTGACCGTTCTCACTATGGCCTATGCTATCGGGCATATATCAGGATGCCATCTTAACCCGGCTGTTTCCATTGGACTCGTGGCTGGCGGACGTTTCCCCGCAAAGGAGCTCGCACCGTATATCTTGGTACAGGTGCTTGGAGGGCTCGCTGGTGCTGCCGTGCTTTACATGATAGCGAGCGGGAAGCCGGGCTTCGATGTTGCCGCAGGCTTCGCCTCGAATGGCTATGGTGATCACTCTCCAGGGGGATACTCCCTTGCCGCGGCACTTGTCACTGAAATCGTCATGACCATGATGTTTCTGTTCATAATCATGGGGGCAACCGACAAACGTGCGCCGCAAGGATTCGCGCCAATCGCCATTGGCCTGGGGCTCACCTTAATCCACCTCATCAGTATTCCGGTGACCAACACCTCTGTAAATCCTGCCCGCAGCACAGGAGTGGCCGTCTTTGTCGGAGGATGGGCTCTTTCGCAACTCTGGCTGTTTTGGGTGGCTCCGATTATTGGGGCAGTGGCAGGTGGATCGATTTACCGGTTGCTCGGATCGAAAGACGATTGA
- a CDS encoding PAS domain-containing hybrid sensor histidine kinase/response regulator, with protein MNYELQVALSRLEESERRLSELARHKSRLELVNNLLGSLSSVVGLDNMVQRIINILMQTIGAANISVTYNLGQFWQMRDVYGAFHESKDPGDSHVISALSTGKPLRITNTEVQVPYPGEAGTVTAQDWIFPLLSQGRKIGAVRMEGMQLNDLSIFEELQPFFVYAGLMLDNEISNFSLLAEAHRRLQESENLYRALFEQSPDGIVLWGVPSLRPMQFNTTAHTLLGYSRDEFALLTVNDIHLSEDPKQIDSYIGTLTKEGSATFTAVHRAKDGKHLNMTVSLRLFEQAGRKMVLAIHHDITELKESNRTLELYRYSLDNARDSIFLLQKDARFCFVNLAACAALGYTPQELAGMHVYDIDPDLPRKAWKKHWETVKVHGTFSIESRHRTKDGELIPVEIGIRMFEFEGVEYLLAVARDLRERLRLEEERRSLEQKLLQTQKLESLGVLAGGIAHDFNNILMAILGNADLALMRLSNESPALENLKNIEKAAARAADLAKQMLAYSGKGKFVVETIDLNNLLEEMMHMLQVSISKKAVLRLNLANPLPSVEVDATQIRQIIMNLVINASEAIGDKSGVIAITTGCMDCDRSYLKDVWLIENISEGLYVYLEIADTGCGMDKDTRSRIFEPFFTTKFTGRGLGMAAVLGIVKGHKGAIKVYSELGKGTSFKILLPSSDRPASFFNGKDSTVDWHGSGTVLLVDDEETVRGIGAAMLKELGFDPLTAVDGRAAIDIFKDRPDIGLVILDLTMPHMDGEQCFRELRQLKPDLKVIMTSGYNENEVTPKFVGKGLAGFIQKPYKLSVLKEVIKRTVGAG; from the coding sequence ATGAACTACGAGCTTCAGGTGGCACTTTCGCGGTTGGAAGAGTCTGAGCGGCGCTTGTCTGAACTGGCAAGGCATAAGTCGCGCCTTGAACTGGTCAACAATCTGCTCGGCAGTCTCAGTTCCGTTGTCGGCCTGGACAACATGGTGCAGCGCATCATCAACATCCTGATGCAGACCATAGGCGCTGCCAACATTTCCGTCACCTACAACTTAGGCCAATTCTGGCAGATGCGGGACGTGTACGGCGCTTTCCACGAATCTAAAGATCCCGGCGACTCGCATGTCATCAGCGCACTTTCCACCGGGAAGCCCCTTCGCATCACCAATACCGAAGTGCAGGTTCCCTACCCGGGTGAAGCCGGAACGGTCACAGCGCAGGACTGGATCTTTCCCTTGCTGTCGCAAGGCCGAAAAATCGGCGCTGTGCGCATGGAGGGGATGCAACTTAACGACTTGAGCATTTTCGAAGAGCTGCAACCCTTCTTCGTCTATGCCGGCCTGATGCTGGACAATGAAATATCCAACTTCTCGCTTTTGGCAGAAGCCCATCGCCGGCTGCAGGAGTCTGAGAACCTCTATCGAGCCCTGTTCGAGCAATCACCGGACGGCATCGTCCTGTGGGGCGTGCCATCTCTAAGGCCTATGCAGTTCAATACCACTGCCCATACCCTGCTGGGCTACAGCCGCGATGAATTCGCCCTTCTCACCGTGAACGATATCCATCTCAGTGAAGATCCCAAGCAGATCGACAGTTATATTGGAACCTTGACCAAGGAGGGTAGTGCCACTTTTACCGCCGTGCACCGCGCCAAAGACGGCAAACACCTGAACATGACGGTATCGCTTAGATTGTTCGAACAAGCAGGCCGAAAAATGGTCTTGGCGATTCATCATGACATCACCGAACTCAAGGAGTCGAACCGAACCCTGGAACTGTACCGTTATTCGCTTGATAACGCCCGTGACTCCATATTTTTGTTGCAGAAAGACGCCCGTTTTTGCTTTGTCAATCTGGCGGCCTGTGCAGCGCTCGGTTATACACCGCAGGAATTGGCTGGCATGCACGTGTACGATATCGACCCCGATCTTCCCCGTAAGGCTTGGAAGAAGCATTGGGAGACAGTTAAGGTGCACGGAACGTTCAGTATAGAAAGCCGCCACAGGACCAAAGACGGCGAGTTGATCCCAGTGGAAATCGGAATCAGGATGTTTGAGTTCGAAGGAGTGGAATACCTTCTGGCAGTGGCTCGCGACCTAAGGGAACGCTTGCGCCTGGAGGAGGAAAGGCGCAGCCTTGAACAGAAATTGCTGCAAACACAAAAACTGGAGAGTCTTGGGGTTTTGGCTGGAGGCATCGCTCATGATTTCAACAACATATTGATGGCCATCCTTGGCAACGCCGACCTTGCCCTTATGAGGCTCAGCAACGAATCTCCCGCTTTAGAGAACCTTAAGAATATCGAAAAGGCGGCTGCGCGGGCCGCCGATTTGGCGAAGCAGATGTTGGCCTACTCCGGGAAAGGGAAGTTTGTGGTCGAGACTATAGACCTCAACAATTTACTCGAAGAGATGATGCATATGCTTCAGGTCTCCATTTCCAAAAAAGCGGTGTTGCGCCTCAATCTGGCCAACCCTCTCCCGTCGGTGGAGGTCGACGCCACACAGATTCGTCAGATCATCATGAATCTGGTTATTAACGCTTCGGAAGCCATCGGGGACAAAAGCGGCGTGATCGCAATAACAACCGGCTGCATGGACTGCGACAGGAGTTACTTGAAAGATGTCTGGCTCATCGAGAACATCAGTGAGGGACTCTACGTTTATCTGGAAATAGCCGACACTGGCTGCGGGATGGACAAGGACACCCGTTCCAGAATCTTCGAGCCGTTTTTCACTACCAAATTTACCGGTCGCGGGCTGGGTATGGCTGCAGTACTTGGTATTGTCAAGGGGCACAAGGGCGCAATCAAGGTCTACAGTGAGCTCGGGAAGGGGACGAGTTTCAAGATTCTGCTCCCATCCAGTGATCGGCCTGCCAGCTTCTTCAATGGCAAGGACAGCACGGTTGACTGGCACGGGAGCGGAACCGTGTTGCTGGTGGACGACGAGGAGACCGTCCGTGGTATCGGCGCCGCCATGCTGAAAGAGCTTGGTTTCGACCCGCTTACTGCAGTCGACGGGCGTGCAGCTATCGACATCTTCAAGGATAGGCCCGACATCGGTCTCGTGATCCTGGATCTGACCATGCCGCACATGGACGGCGAGCAGTGCTTCCGGGAATTGCGCCAGTTGAAGCCGGACCTGAAAGTTATTATGACCAGCGGATACAACGAGAATGAGGTCACCCCCAAATTTGTGGGCAAGGGGCTTGCGGGTTTTATCCAGAAACCCTACAAGCTCTCCGTGCTCAAGGAGGTAATCAAAAGGACTGTCGGGGCCGGTTGA
- a CDS encoding DUF1638 domain-containing protein, whose amino-acid sequence MCEPKLIIGCGILQKEIQFLIVKNGWQLATAFIPSGLHVDFDKLENSLSKALRMHKDEPAVVFYGACHPCMDEILGEANTIRTPGQNCVDIYLGHEMFCRELEQGAFFLFEDWALNWKNIVGSVMPGDPEIMRSIFRSAHKYLLAVRTPCSGDFRAEAEAISLMTSLELRWVDVGLEQLEANLAKTLDRVRALKQ is encoded by the coding sequence ATGTGCGAACCAAAACTAATCATCGGCTGCGGCATCTTGCAGAAGGAAATTCAGTTTCTGATCGTGAAAAATGGCTGGCAGCTGGCAACCGCATTCATCCCCTCCGGGCTCCACGTGGATTTCGACAAACTCGAAAACAGCCTGAGCAAGGCACTGCGAATGCACAAAGACGAGCCGGCCGTTGTCTTTTACGGTGCCTGCCATCCCTGCATGGATGAGATCCTGGGCGAGGCCAACACTATCAGAACCCCAGGGCAGAACTGCGTCGACATCTACCTTGGGCATGAGATGTTCTGCCGGGAATTGGAGCAGGGGGCCTTCTTCCTGTTCGAGGATTGGGCTCTCAACTGGAAGAATATTGTGGGCAGCGTCATGCCGGGCGACCCTGAAATCATGCGCAGCATCTTTCGCAGCGCGCACAAATATCTTCTTGCCGTTCGCACTCCCTGTTCGGGCGATTTCCGCGCCGAGGCCGAGGCGATAAGCTTGATGACTTCGCTGGAACTGCGCTGGGTGGATGTGGGATTGGAACAGCTGGAAGCGAACCTTGCAAAGACCCTTGATAGGGTGAGGGCCTTGAAACAATGA